One window of the Triticum dicoccoides isolate Atlit2015 ecotype Zavitan chromosome 3B, WEW_v2.0, whole genome shotgun sequence genome contains the following:
- the LOC119281987 gene encoding uncharacterized protein LOC119281987, which yields MEVIFSAVIDELAGRSMSFLVDRYLKRMAAPTEEERLRSLQRLLLRVRVVVEKADGQLITNQVMMHQLGILKEEMYRGCYTLDVLSCQSHGEDRTKDHEVSYSLAPIEVQHCFANF from the coding sequence ATGGAGGTGATATTTTCTGCTGTCATCGATGAGCTCGCCGGTAGATCCATGTCCTTCCTCGTGGACAGATACCTGAAGCGGATGGCGGCACCGACGGAGGAGGAGCGGCTGCGGAGCCTGCAGCGGCTGCTGCTGCGGGTTCGCGTCGTTGTCGAGAAGGCAGATGGCCAGCTCATCACGAACCAGGTCATGATGCATCAACTCGGCATACTGAAAGAGGAGATGTACAGAGGGTGCTACACCCTCGACGTGCTCAGTTGCCAATCCCATGGAGAAGACAGGACGAAAGATCATGAGGTTAGTTACTCCCTTGCCCCCATCGAAGTTCAACACTGCTTCGCAAACttttaa